GCTGCGGGTGGTCGAGGACCTGGAGCCGGGGACGGTGGTCGAGCTGTACGTGGCGGCGCCGGACGGGGTGCCGGGGACGCTTGTGGTGGATCTCGGGCTGGTCGAGGTCTGAGGGGGGACGGGCCGTGCGGCTTGTGGTGATCGGGAACGGGATGGCGGGGGTGCGAGCGGTCGAGGAGATCCTCGCGCGAGGCGGCGGTGAGCGGTTCGACATCACGATCTTCGGGGACGAGCCGTACGGGAACTACAACCGGATCATGCTGTCGGAGGTGCTCGCGGGGAACGAGCCGGAGGACGCGATCTTCCTCAACGGCCTCGCGTGGTACGAGGAGAACGGCATCACCCTGCGGGCCGGTGTGCGGGTGCGGCGCGTCAACCCGTTCGCGCGCAAGGTGTACTCCGACGACCGCGGCGTCACGCGGTACGACAAGCTGATCATCGCCACCGGCAGCGTGCCGTACGTGCCGGACATCCCCGGCATGCGGGTCGCGGAGCGTGGCTTCCACCAGGGGGTCTTCACCTTCCGCACCATCGACGACACCCGCAACATGCTCAGGTACGCCAAGGGTCACCGCCGTGCCGTGGTGATCGGCGGCGGGTTGCTCGGCCTGGAGGCGGCACGCGGCCTGCAGAACCACGGCCTGGACATCACGCTCGTGCACGCCGGCGGTCACCTGATGAACCAGCAGCTCGACGCGCAGGCCGGTGCCGTGCTCAAACGCGCCGTGGAACGGCTCGGCATCCGGGTCGAGCTGAACGCCAGGACCAGCGCGGTGGAAGGCACCGAGAAGGTCACCGGCATCGGCCTCGCCGACGGCCGGTCCATCGACTGCGACATGGTGGTGGTCGCGGCCGGCATCAGGCCGAACGCCGAGCTGGCGCGGGCCAGCGGCCTCGTCGTCGAGCGGGGTGTCGTCGTGGACGACCAGATGCGGGCCGTGGACGAGCCCGACATCTACGCCGTCGGCGAGTGCGCGCAGCACCGCGGCAAGGTGTACGGCGTGGTGGCGCCGCTGTGGGAGCAGGCACGCGTGCTGGCGGACCACATCACCGGGGCCGACCCGGCCGCCGCGTACCACGGGTCGCGGGTCGCCACCAAGCTCAAGGTGGCGGGGGTGAACGTCGCCGCCATGGGGGTCGCCGGGCCCGAGCGCGAGGACGACGAGTTCGTGGTGTTCGCCGAGCCGAGCCGCGGCACGTACAAGAGCGTCGTGGTGCGCGACGGCCGGCTGATCGGCGCGACCCTGGTGGGGGACGTGGACAAGGTCGCCTTCCTCAGCCAGACGTTCGACCAGGGGCTGCCGCTGCCGGAGGAGCGGGTGCGGCTGCTGTTCGACCTCGGCGGCCCCTCGGCGGAGACGTCGGTGGCCGAGCTGTCCGACGACGCGCAGGTGTGCAACTGCAACGGCGTCAGCAAGCGGACCTTGGTGGAGACCGTGCGCGGCGGTGTCAGGTCGGTCACAGGGGTCGCCGCCAAGACCCGCGCCGGCAAGGGTTGCGGCTCGTGCCGGTCCCTGGTGGAGCAGATCGTCGACTGGGCCGCCGGTGGCGCGGCCGAGGTCGACCCGTCGGCGAACTGGTACGTGCCAGGGGTGCCGCTCGCCAAACCCGAGCTCATGGCCGAGATCCGGGCCCGTGGCCTGAAGTCGGTGTCCGCGGTCTTCGCGACCCTGGCCCCCGGCGGCGCGGAGGACGCCAGGAGCAAGATGGGGCTCGCGTCACTGCTGCGGGTCATGTGGGCCGAGGAGTACGTCGACGAGCGCGACGCGCGGTTCATCAACGACCGCGTGCACGCCAACATCCAGCGGGACGGCACGTTCTCCGTCGTCCCGCAGATGAAAGGCGGCTGCACCACCCCCGACCAGCTGCGCCGCATCGCCGACGTCGCCGACAAGTACCGGGTGCCGCTGGTCAAGGTCACCGGCGGCCAGCGCATCGACCTGCTCGGCGTGCGCAAGGAGGACCTGCCTGCCGTGTGGGCCGACCTCGGCATGCCGTCGGGCTACGCGTACGGCAAGAGCTTCCGCACGGTGAAGACCTGCGTCGGCACGGACTTCTGCCGCTACGGCCTCGGCGACTCCACGGCGCTCGGCATCGCGCTGGAGAGCACGTACCAGGGCCTGGAGGGACCGGGGAAGATGAAGCTCGCCGTCACCGGCTGTCCACGCAACTGCGCCGAGGCGTATGTCAAGGACGTCGGTGTGGTCGCGGTGGAAGGCGGCCGGTGGGAGATCTACGTCGGCGGCGCCGCGGGAGCGCACGTGCGCAAGGGTGACCTGCTGGCGACCGTCGCCACCCCCGAGGAGGTCGTCACCCTGACCGGCCGGTTCTTGCAGTACTACCGCGAGAACGCCAACTGGCTGGAACGCACGTACGCCTTCGTGCCGCGCGTCGGCGCCGACCACGTACGCGCCGTCGTGGTGGACGACGCCGAAGGCATCGCCGAGCGCCTCGACCGCGACGTCCAGGCGGCCGTGGCCGCCTACCGCGACCCCTGGCTGGAGGGCCGCGACCCCGCCACCCCCGGCCAGTTCCGTCCCGCGCTCCCCCTGATCGAGGTCCGGTGACCGGCCACCGTCTCGGACCTGTGGCGGACATCCCCGTCGGCGAGGGCCGGGCCTACACCGTGGCCGGCGAGCCGGTCGCCGTCTTCCACCTGCGCGGCGGCGATCTGCGCGCGGTGTCCGCCGTCTGTCCCCACGCCGGCGGCCCGCTGGCCGACGGCCAGATCGACGGCCAGGTCGTGATCTGTCCCCTGCACCAGCACACCTACGACCTCACCACGGGCTGTTCGCTCAGCGGCCAGAAGGACCTGCGGGTGTACGCCGCCGAGGTGACCGCCGACGGG
The window above is part of the Sphaerisporangium rubeum genome. Proteins encoded here:
- the nirB gene encoding nitrite reductase large subunit NirB; this encodes MRLVVIGNGMAGVRAVEEILARGGGERFDITIFGDEPYGNYNRIMLSEVLAGNEPEDAIFLNGLAWYEENGITLRAGVRVRRVNPFARKVYSDDRGVTRYDKLIIATGSVPYVPDIPGMRVAERGFHQGVFTFRTIDDTRNMLRYAKGHRRAVVIGGGLLGLEAARGLQNHGLDITLVHAGGHLMNQQLDAQAGAVLKRAVERLGIRVELNARTSAVEGTEKVTGIGLADGRSIDCDMVVVAAGIRPNAELARASGLVVERGVVVDDQMRAVDEPDIYAVGECAQHRGKVYGVVAPLWEQARVLADHITGADPAAAYHGSRVATKLKVAGVNVAAMGVAGPEREDDEFVVFAEPSRGTYKSVVVRDGRLIGATLVGDVDKVAFLSQTFDQGLPLPEERVRLLFDLGGPSAETSVAELSDDAQVCNCNGVSKRTLVETVRGGVRSVTGVAAKTRAGKGCGSCRSLVEQIVDWAAGGAAEVDPSANWYVPGVPLAKPELMAEIRARGLKSVSAVFATLAPGGAEDARSKMGLASLLRVMWAEEYVDERDARFINDRVHANIQRDGTFSVVPQMKGGCTTPDQLRRIADVADKYRVPLVKVTGGQRIDLLGVRKEDLPAVWADLGMPSGYAYGKSFRTVKTCVGTDFCRYGLGDSTALGIALESTYQGLEGPGKMKLAVTGCPRNCAEAYVKDVGVVAVEGGRWEIYVGGAAGAHVRKGDLLATVATPEEVVTLTGRFLQYYRENANWLERTYAFVPRVGADHVRAVVVDDAEGIAERLDRDVQAAVAAYRDPWLEGRDPATPGQFRPALPLIEVR
- a CDS encoding Rieske 2Fe-2S domain-containing protein, whose product is MTGHRLGPVADIPVGEGRAYTVAGEPVAVFHLRGGDLRAVSAVCPHAGGPLADGQIDGQVVICPLHQHTYDLTTGCSLSGQKDLRVYAAEVTADGEVVVSVP